The Veillonellales bacterium genome includes a window with the following:
- the rlmB gene encoding 23S rRNA (guanosine(2251)-2'-O)-methyltransferase RlmB has translation MTEPEEIIAGRNSVAEALKSGRPVNKILIAKGERSGSVRGIIAIAREQGLVVQEVEQVRLAALAKSEHHQGIVALTAPVAYSTMEAILARAQIQEQPPFLVLLDELEDPHNVGAILRTADAAGVHGVLMPKRRSCPLSATVAKTSAGAVEYVPVARIGNIAQTLKQLKKAGMWIVGADMDGDKNYYEADLTGPVVIVVGSEGQGMGRLTKEQCDFVVRIPMRGQINSLNASVACSLMLYEVLRQREMKGL, from the coding sequence ATGACAGAACCGGAAGAAATTATCGCTGGCCGCAACAGTGTCGCCGAGGCGCTGAAAAGCGGCCGGCCGGTTAATAAAATTTTAATTGCCAAAGGGGAACGCAGCGGTTCCGTGCGGGGAATTATCGCTATAGCCCGGGAACAGGGGCTGGTTGTTCAGGAAGTGGAACAGGTCAGACTTGCTGCTTTGGCAAAGAGTGAGCATCACCAGGGGATAGTCGCTCTGACAGCGCCGGTGGCATATTCGACAATGGAAGCTATTCTTGCCAGGGCACAGATCCAGGAGCAGCCTCCGTTTCTTGTGCTGCTGGATGAGTTGGAGGATCCTCATAATGTTGGCGCTATTTTACGAACAGCGGATGCTGCCGGGGTACATGGAGTTTTGATGCCCAAGCGGCGCAGTTGTCCGCTTTCGGCAACAGTGGCCAAAACCTCAGCCGGTGCGGTGGAATATGTGCCGGTTGCCCGGATTGGCAATATAGCGCAAACGTTAAAACAATTGAAAAAGGCCGGTATGTGGATTGTCGGCGCTGATATGGACGGCGATAAAAATTATTATGAAGCTGATTTAACCGGTCCTGTTGTGATTGTTGTTGGCAGTGAGGGACAGGGGATGGGACGGCTGACCAAAGAACAGTGTGATTTTGTTGTTCGAATTCCCATGCGGGGTCAAATCAATTCTCTGAATGCGTCGGTGGCGTGTTCATTGATGCTTTATGAAGTTTTACGACAACGGGAGATGAAAGGTTTGTGA